A genomic segment from uncultured Marinifilum sp. encodes:
- a CDS encoding amidohydrolase family protein: MRKITANYIFPLVSKPLKNGIIVLDNTNRIVEIIDTKGKIQEIQDLEFYGGIIVPGFVDAFCMLSWSIFTQNNFSNCLNNNFISNIRNKLSGLKPDISSVQKGINHLEAFGTKGAADIMPQSDYTDKKAKSKVLFQNIDFSTFYSQLNSSAAINPQQTNSPILINRYTTRSCNTIKSTFSNRYCVGTGSLGTHQKLSVFDELKAIQEENEDANLEDLLKWGCLNPAKFLLLNKELGSLEVGKKPGLNIISGIDFENQKLTHNSSLKVLV, from the coding sequence ATGAGAAAAATAACTGCAAATTATATTTTTCCTCTTGTATCTAAACCTCTAAAAAATGGAATTATAGTTCTCGACAATACAAATCGAATTGTTGAAATAATAGATACAAAAGGAAAAATACAAGAAATTCAAGATCTGGAATTTTATGGAGGAATAATTGTTCCTGGTTTTGTTGATGCATTTTGTATGCTATCGTGGAGTATATTTACTCAAAACAACTTTTCCAATTGTCTGAATAATAATTTCATTAGTAATATCCGCAATAAACTATCTGGTTTAAAACCTGATATTAGTTCAGTTCAAAAAGGAATAAATCATTTAGAAGCTTTTGGTACAAAAGGAGCCGCTGATATTATGCCACAATCGGATTATACCGATAAAAAAGCAAAATCGAAGGTGCTATTTCAAAATATCGACTTCTCAACATTTTATTCTCAACTTAATAGTTCTGCTGCTATAAACCCCCAACAAACCAATTCGCCTATACTCATTAATCGATATACAACCCGCAGTTGCAATACAATTAAGTCTACATTTTCCAATAGATATTGCGTTGGAACCGGATCATTAGGAACACATCAAAAATTATCGGTATTTGATGAATTAAAAGCAATACAAGAAGAAAACGAAGATGCAAACTTAGAGGATTTATTAAAATGGGGATGCTTAAATCCGGCAAAATTCTTACTCCTAAATAAGGAACTAGGAAGCCTCGAAGTTGGAAAAAAACCTGGTTTAAATATAATTTCTGGTATCGATTTTGAAAATCAAAAGCTCACTCATAATAGCAGCTTAAAAGTACTTGTTTAA
- the gldN gene encoding gliding motility protein GldN: MKKSLLLIIGLAFFCTANVSAQTNATSVYSKNHIKNRKPIPFSNIRESDVMWSKLVWRIVDLREKMNLPMYYPTEQQDDRYSLIDLLMYGIENEGLTAYGTNDDEFKVPMTVDEIYAKFDAQNDTVPQRDITGKLVNKIIPGEMHTDDVKRYILKEQWFFDKQTSTMQVRIIGICPIREYVKDGDSAMDGIQKKKLFWVYFPEVRPLLATHEVFNPFNDAARYSFDDLFMKRRFTSFITQISNVHNNRSISEYTVGINSMLEAEKIKNDIFTYEHDLWEF; encoded by the coding sequence ATGAAGAAAAGCTTATTACTAATTATTGGTCTTGCATTTTTTTGCACCGCAAATGTATCGGCACAAACAAATGCTACTAGTGTTTATTCTAAAAATCATATTAAAAATCGCAAACCAATTCCGTTTTCTAACATTCGCGAATCGGATGTTATGTGGTCTAAACTAGTATGGCGCATTGTTGATTTAAGAGAAAAAATGAACCTTCCAATGTACTATCCTACAGAACAACAGGATGATCGATACAGTTTAATTGATCTTTTGATGTATGGAATAGAAAATGAAGGATTAACAGCTTATGGAACTAACGACGATGAGTTTAAAGTACCAATGACAGTAGATGAAATATATGCTAAATTTGATGCACAAAACGATACTGTTCCTCAGCGAGATATAACCGGTAAGCTTGTTAATAAAATCATTCCCGGAGAAATGCATACCGATGATGTAAAAAGATATATCTTGAAAGAACAATGGTTCTTCGATAAGCAAACCTCAACAATGCAGGTTCGTATTATTGGTATTTGTCCAATTAGAGAGTATGTAAAAGATGGAGATTCTGCCATGGATGGTATTCAAAAAAAGAAATTATTCTGGGTTTATTTTCCTGAAGTAAGACCTTTACTTGCAACTCACGAAGTGTTTAATCCGTTTAACGATGCTGCTCGTTATTCTTTCGATGATCTTTTCATGAAAAGAAGATTTACCAGCTTTATTACTCAGATTTCAAACGTTCATAACAATAGAAGTATAAGTGAGTACACTGTTGGTATAAACTCAATGCTTGAGGCTGAAAAAATTAAGAATGATATTTTCACTTACGAACACGATCTTTGGGAATTCTAA
- a CDS encoding ABC transporter ATP-binding protein: MIRLKNVNKSFGDLKVLNDISITFEEGKTNLIIGQSGSGKTVLLKSIIGLHEVDSGQIFYNDRDFTSFNFKKKKEIRKEMGMVFQGGALFDSLNVEENVMFPLDMFSEMSSKEKQDRVNFCLNRVNIKNANHLYPAEISGGMQKRVAIARAIALNPKYLFCDEPNSGLDPVTAIVIDNLIQEITEEFNMTTIINTHDMNSVMEIGEKILFISKGHKAWEGNKSEIFDTDNEDLNDFVFASELYKKIKKAT, translated from the coding sequence ATGATTAGGCTTAAAAACGTAAATAAATCATTTGGCGATTTAAAAGTTCTTAATGATATCTCAATAACATTTGAAGAAGGAAAAACCAATTTAATAATTGGACAAAGTGGATCGGGCAAAACTGTCTTACTAAAATCGATTATTGGATTACATGAAGTAGACTCTGGTCAGATTTTTTATAACGATAGAGATTTTACCTCATTTAATTTTAAAAAGAAAAAAGAGATAAGAAAAGAAATGGGAATGGTTTTTCAGGGCGGTGCACTTTTCGACTCTTTAAATGTTGAGGAAAATGTAATGTTTCCATTAGATATGTTTTCGGAAATGAGCAGCAAAGAAAAACAAGATAGAGTTAACTTTTGTTTGAACCGCGTAAATATTAAGAATGCCAATCATCTATATCCTGCCGAAATTAGTGGTGGTATGCAAAAACGAGTTGCAATTGCCCGTGCTATAGCCTTAAATCCAAAATATTTGTTTTGCGACGAACCCAACTCGGGTTTAGATCCGGTTACCGCAATAGTAATTGATAATTTAATACAGGAAATTACCGAAGAGTTTAACATGACAACTATTATTAATACTCACGACATGAATTCGGTAATGGAAATTGGCGAAAAAATACTTTTTATTAGTAAAGGGCATAAAGCATGGGAAGGAAATAAAAGTGAAATTTTTGATACCGATAATGAGGATTTAAACGATTTTGTATTTGCCTCTGAATTGTATAAAAAAATTAAAAAAGCAACCTGA
- a CDS encoding DUF4296 domain-containing protein: MNKFIQIISIALMVFFTSCNNKKEAPKLNEDQFIKLLIDIHIADGTLSAQNIYRSGNNQRPSYYYNSIYKKYNLSPVEFDSCVSYYASNAKKFTEIYDIVIDSLNKLDTKYRIDIKNAKLEQDTVNLWKKKKHWIIPKNGKPNFDFSIPVNQRGIYTVSAQIKISEKDQSENTTMTAYFWKEDTLNGPQKVHFDTLEIKKDSIFKTYSIQLEYPDTTYTELRGNIFAWNNDLPQFTQDYEIKNIMIYNPEIKLDSIQLEKEIQRHLNHDALRLEMK; this comes from the coding sequence ATGAACAAATTCATTCAGATTATAAGTATTGCCTTAATGGTATTTTTCACCTCTTGCAATAATAAAAAAGAGGCTCCAAAATTAAACGAAGATCAATTTATAAAACTATTAATTGACATTCATATTGCCGATGGAACATTATCCGCTCAAAATATTTACCGATCGGGTAATAATCAGCGCCCAAGCTATTATTACAATTCTATTTACAAGAAATACAATTTATCGCCAGTAGAATTCGATTCATGTGTATCTTATTATGCCAGTAACGCCAAAAAATTTACTGAAATTTATGATATTGTTATTGATTCGTTAAACAAACTGGATACAAAATATCGTATTGATATTAAAAATGCCAAATTGGAACAGGATACTGTAAACCTCTGGAAAAAGAAAAAGCATTGGATTATTCCTAAAAATGGAAAACCAAATTTCGATTTTTCAATTCCCGTTAATCAAAGAGGAATTTATACCGTATCGGCGCAAATAAAAATTTCTGAAAAAGATCAATCTGAAAATACTACGATGACTGCATATTTTTGGAAAGAAGATACTTTAAATGGTCCCCAGAAAGTACATTTTGATACTCTGGAAATAAAAAAAGACTCTATATTCAAAACTTATAGTATCCAATTAGAATATCCCGACACAACCTACACAGAGCTAAGAGGAAATATTTTCGCCTGGAACAACGATTTACCTCAATTTACACAAGATTATGAGATCAAAAATATTATGATTTATAATCCTGAAATAAAGCTTGATAGTATTCAATTGGAAAAGGAAATTCAGAGACATTTGAATCACGATGCATTAAGGCTTGAAATGAAATGA
- a CDS encoding radical SAM protein, whose translation MATFLFDKIIFGPVKSRRLGVSLGINLLPTDCKLCSFNCIYCECGWNPDKKDQKVSFHPKNKVKEHLIEKLSQMKTNNEAPDVITFAGNGEPTLHPEFEEIINYTIEVRNELFPNARIAVLSNASTIHKKSVFNALNKVEDNILKLDGGTEQTIIKLDQPVGKYDLNRTVDLLSKFEGNLIIQTLFIRGEYNGNDIDNTTENEINEWIKHLHKIQPKEVMIYTISRDTPSDKLEKIGLEELQQIAKKVEAAGFKTQISS comes from the coding sequence ATGGCAACTTTTCTTTTCGATAAAATTATATTCGGTCCAGTAAAAAGCAGACGTTTAGGAGTTTCTTTAGGTATTAATTTGCTTCCTACGGATTGTAAACTTTGTAGTTTTAATTGTATATACTGCGAATGTGGCTGGAATCCGGATAAAAAAGATCAAAAAGTAAGTTTTCATCCTAAAAATAAAGTAAAGGAGCACTTAATAGAAAAATTAAGCCAAATGAAAACCAACAATGAGGCTCCCGATGTTATTACTTTTGCCGGAAACGGAGAACCAACCTTACATCCCGAATTCGAAGAGATTATAAATTATACGATTGAAGTTAGAAATGAGCTATTCCCTAATGCACGTATTGCAGTTCTTTCGAATGCTTCAACCATTCACAAAAAATCGGTTTTTAACGCTTTAAATAAGGTCGAAGATAATATTCTTAAATTAGATGGAGGCACAGAACAAACCATCATCAAGTTAGATCAGCCTGTGGGAAAATATGATTTGAATCGTACTGTAGATCTTCTATCTAAATTTGAAGGAAATTTAATTATTCAGACACTATTTATTAGAGGTGAGTACAATGGAAATGATATTGATAACACCACAGAAAATGAAATAAATGAATGGATTAAACATCTTCATAAAATACAACCTAAGGAAGTAATGATATATACCATATCGCGCGATACGCCAAGCGATAAACTCGAAAAAATTGGTTTAGAAGAATTACAGCAAATTGCAAAAAAAGTTGAAGCAGCAGGCTTTAAAACCCAAATTAGCAGTTAG
- a CDS encoding ABC transporter permease has translation MNLFEHVGKFSRFLILVISKPEKSKSFFIQIIREIHKLGINSIGIVVIISLFMGAVISLQTAYNMLNPLLPDYLVGYTTRESMILEFSSTIVGLILAGKVGSNIASEIGSMRVTEQIDALEIMGINSANYLILPKIVAAMFINPFLYILSVTVGILGGLLAGYLTEIVPLSEYIYGVQYSFIQYYITYSLIKTVVFAFIITAIPSYYGYYVKGGALEVGKASTKAVVNSSILILLANLILTQTLLK, from the coding sequence ATGAACTTGTTCGAACACGTAGGTAAATTCTCAAGATTTCTGATTTTAGTAATTTCCAAACCCGAAAAAAGCAAATCATTTTTCATTCAGATAATAAGAGAAATACATAAATTAGGAATTAATTCCATTGGAATTGTTGTAATTATCTCATTATTTATGGGAGCAGTTATTTCCTTGCAAACAGCATATAATATGCTAAATCCATTACTTCCCGATTATCTGGTGGGCTACACTACCCGTGAATCAATGATTTTAGAGTTCTCATCAACAATTGTAGGACTTATTCTTGCCGGAAAAGTAGGTTCAAACATTGCATCTGAAATTGGATCGATGCGAGTAACCGAGCAAATTGATGCATTGGAAATTATGGGTATTAATTCTGCCAATTATTTGATATTACCAAAAATTGTAGCTGCAATGTTTATTAATCCATTCTTATACATTTTAAGTGTAACCGTGGGTATTCTTGGAGGTTTGCTTGCTGGATATTTAACAGAAATAGTTCCATTATCAGAGTATATTTATGGAGTTCAATACTCATTTATTCAATATTACATTACCTATTCACTAATAAAAACTGTGGTTTTTGCCTTTATAATTACAGCAATACCATCATATTATGGTTACTATGTAAAGGGTGGTGCACTCGAAGTAGGAAAAGCAAGTACCAAAGCAGTTGTAAATAGTAGTATCCTGATATTACTTGCAAACTTAATTCTAACCCAAACTCTCTTAAAATGA
- a CDS encoding sugar phosphate nucleotidyltransferase gives MDTNNYCVIMAGGVGARFWPLSKNNRPKQFLDILGTGKTLIRHTFERFASMCPVENFLVVTNAIYKDLVLEQIPEINQSQVLLEPLRRNTAPCIAYANFKILKKNPNASVIVTPADHLILNELKFNTVLLEGLDFVKENGKLLTLGMKPSRAETGYGYIQVGKKCSDENASIFSVKTFTEKPHAELAKVFYESGEFFWNSGIFIWSLAAIHKAFGRFLPDVNALFNSIMNELGTDSEQEAIDKIYPECQNISIDYGILEKSDSVFVYCTEFGWSDLGTWGSMYEHSSKDSNKNAIQGENVMVYESKDCLINANKDKLVVVQGLKDYIVVDTDKTLLICRRQDEQEIRKFVNDVKIAKGEKYI, from the coding sequence ATGGATACAAATAATTATTGTGTGATTATGGCTGGCGGAGTAGGAGCTCGCTTTTGGCCATTGAGTAAAAATAACCGTCCTAAACAATTTCTAGATATTCTTGGTACCGGAAAAACTTTAATTCGACATACTTTTGAGCGTTTTGCTTCGATGTGTCCTGTTGAAAATTTTTTAGTAGTTACCAATGCTATTTATAAAGATTTGGTTTTGGAACAAATTCCTGAAATAAATCAAAGCCAGGTGCTTTTAGAACCTCTAAGAAGAAATACAGCACCATGTATTGCTTATGCTAATTTTAAAATTTTAAAAAAGAATCCTAATGCATCTGTTATTGTAACTCCAGCCGATCATCTGATATTAAATGAGCTTAAGTTTAATACAGTATTGCTTGAGGGATTAGATTTTGTGAAGGAAAATGGTAAGTTGTTAACACTTGGAATGAAGCCTTCTAGAGCCGAAACAGGATACGGATATATACAAGTGGGTAAAAAGTGTAGTGATGAAAATGCTAGTATTTTTTCTGTGAAAACATTTACTGAGAAACCTCATGCTGAGTTGGCTAAGGTATTTTATGAATCGGGTGAATTTTTCTGGAATTCTGGAATTTTTATCTGGTCATTGGCAGCTATTCACAAGGCTTTTGGACGATTTTTACCTGATGTAAATGCCTTATTTAATTCAATTATGAATGAGCTTGGTACAGATTCAGAACAAGAGGCAATTGATAAAATTTATCCAGAGTGTCAGAATATTTCCATCGATTATGGAATACTTGAAAAATCGGATAGTGTTTTTGTTTATTGTACCGAGTTTGGTTGGTCTGATTTAGGAACTTGGGGTTCAATGTATGAGCACTCTTCGAAAGATAGTAATAAGAATGCTATTCAGGGTGAGAATGTTATGGTTTACGAATCGAAAGATTGTTTAATAAATGCCAATAAGGATAAGCTTGTGGTTGTACAGGGGCTAAAGGATTATATTGTTGTTGATACCGATAAAACTTTACTAATTTGTAGAAGACAAGACGAACAGGAAATTCGAAAATTTGTAAATGATGTTAAAATAGCTAAAGGAGAAAAGTATATTTAG